The following proteins are co-located in the Chlorogloeopsis sp. ULAP01 genome:
- the galK gene encoding galactokinase, translated as MNFQQLFAKPPEAEASAPGRVNLLGEHTDYNNGFVLPTAIPQRTMVQLGFSADGQHHFYSENLDERVDILEIKHTPSGFTSYIFGCIQVLQQEGHTIPSLNLYVKSSIPIGSGLSSSAALEVATLRALRQLLNLAIDDVEIAQFAQQAEIHYAGVQCGIMDQMAASLGDTEHILFLDSRTLERRMLPLPAGAEIVVIDSGVPRTLASSGYNHRRTECQEAARLLKVKALRDVTNSSAVKALPEPLQRRAHHVVTENNRVLEVLHGVSSERFGKLMNASHASLRDDYEVSVTALDTLVEMLQKTSGVFGAKLTGAGFGGACVALVAAGEGKNIAIKVLEQYNNLGNTGRVLVPTCI; from the coding sequence ACAGATTACAATAATGGTTTTGTTCTGCCAACAGCAATTCCGCAAAGAACCATGGTACAGCTAGGTTTTAGTGCTGATGGACAGCACCATTTCTACTCGGAAAATTTAGATGAGCGAGTAGATATTCTAGAAATTAAGCATACGCCATCGGGATTTACAAGTTATATTTTTGGCTGTATTCAAGTTTTACAACAAGAAGGGCATACAATACCATCGCTAAATTTGTACGTTAAATCATCTATTCCGATTGGTTCGGGTTTGTCTAGCAGTGCGGCTTTGGAAGTTGCAACCCTGCGGGCATTACGCCAACTCCTCAATCTTGCGATTGATGATGTCGAAATTGCTCAATTTGCACAGCAAGCAGAAATTCATTACGCTGGTGTGCAATGCGGCATCATGGATCAGATGGCTGCGAGCCTTGGTGACACTGAACATATCCTGTTTTTAGATAGCCGTACTTTGGAACGCCGTATGCTACCTTTGCCTGCTGGAGCCGAGATTGTGGTGATAGACAGTGGTGTGCCTCGTACGCTAGCAAGTAGCGGGTATAACCACAGAAGAACTGAGTGTCAAGAGGCAGCACGATTATTGAAAGTTAAGGCATTGCGAGATGTTACCAACAGTAGTGCAGTGAAAGCTTTACCCGAACCTTTGCAACGTCGCGCCCATCATGTGGTGACAGAAAATAATCGCGTGTTGGAGGTTTTGCATGGTGTATCATCTGAACGCTTTGGCAAATTGATGAATGCTTCCCATGCCAGCTTACGGGATGATTACGAAGTTTCTGTAACTGCACTAGATACTTTGGTCGAAATGTTGCAGAAAACTTCAGGAGTGTTTGGCGCAAAGTTAACAGGTGCGGGTTTTGGTGGTGCTTGTGTGGCTTTAGTTGCAGCAGGTGAAGGGAAAAATATTGCCATAAAAGTGCTTGAACAATATAACAATTTAGGTAATACTGGACGAGTTTTAGTTCCCACTTGTATTTAA
- a CDS encoding GNAT family N-acetyltransferase: protein MNQSLMNDSEVAHLNSRMQNVALVEPSTKFAKPFLDMVNEFEQFGEDQYRTVRYMVEYNFSAYLARLIRQSKDSEQRQQTVPLSTYWLVKDDSLLIGASKIHHRLTPRLRQYYGHISYHIRPTARQKGYGTYLLFLTLEKAKLMELKEVLLTCDAENIASSRIIQKNGGVFQNETVIPTSGTTIQRYRIAL from the coding sequence ATGAACCAAAGCTTGATGAATGACTCCGAAGTTGCTCATCTTAACAGCAGAATGCAAAATGTGGCTTTGGTAGAACCATCTACTAAGTTTGCCAAACCATTTTTGGATATGGTGAATGAGTTTGAGCAATTCGGTGAAGACCAATATCGTACGGTTCGTTATATGGTCGAGTATAATTTTTCGGCTTATCTAGCACGTTTGATCCGTCAGTCAAAAGACTCCGAGCAACGACAACAAACAGTTCCTCTCAGCACGTACTGGTTAGTCAAAGATGATTCCTTATTGATTGGGGCAAGCAAGATCCATCATCGACTCACACCAAGGCTCAGACAGTACTACGGACACATTAGTTATCACATTCGACCCACTGCACGTCAAAAAGGATATGGAACTTATCTTCTCTTCTTGACGCTTGAAAAGGCAAAGCTGATGGAGTTAAAAGAAGTTCTGCTCACTTGTGATGCAGAAAATATAGCCTCTTCACGTATTATCCAAAAAAATGGAGGGGTTTTTCAAAATGAAACTGTAATACCCACATCAGGCACAACCATCCAGCGATACCGAATTGCATTGTAG